In Phyllopteryx taeniolatus isolate TA_2022b chromosome 6, UOR_Ptae_1.2, whole genome shotgun sequence, one genomic interval encodes:
- the tfpt gene encoding TCF3 fusion partner yields the protein MEDFSGLALPPLFGGHILEAELEPSGVELGPGEVELGPGGSELLESAAPEDEERKVLDKRKYLALNRRCKEIEQVNHKILGRLHQVQRLTRRLKKERRFLMKTLDAHGDNYRNAQLTMLLEDEPGVPLDVTAGAMDERMNGVSGSASSLTFHHSSGPKRRKHVTPKQEKDKDPQNEADMSALSDAQFGEMPSPTSLSH from the exons ATGGAAGACTTCTCTGGTTTGGCCCTCCCGCCTCTATTTGGGGGTCACATCCTAGAAGCAGAACTAGAGCCAAGCGGTGTGGAGCTGGGACCCGGGGAG gTGGAATTGGGCCCGGGGGGCAGTGAACTGCTGGAGAGCGCAGCCCCAGAGGACGAAGAGAGAAAAGTTCTTGATAAGAGGAAATATCTGGCGTTGAACAGGCGATGCAAAGAAATTGAACAG GTGAATCACAAGATCCTCGGCCGCCTTCACCAAGTCCAAAGACTGACACGACGTTTGAAGAAAGAGAGGCG GTTCCTCATGAAGACCCTGGATGCTCACGGAGACAACTACAGGAATGCTCAGCTCACCATGCTGCTGGAG GATGAGCCGGGAGTGCCTTTGGACGTCACTGCCGGAGCCATGGATGAACGGATGAATGGCGTGTCCGGCTCTGCCTCTTCTCTCACTTTTCACCATTCTTCAGGGCCCAAGAGGAGAAAACACGTGACACCGAAGCAAGAGAAGGACAAAGATCCACAA AATGAAGCAGACATGTCAGCGCTGTCGGACGCGCAGTTTGGAGAAATGCCCAGCCCAACCTCACTATCACATTga